One genomic window of Conger conger chromosome 9, fConCon1.1, whole genome shotgun sequence includes the following:
- the scamp3 gene encoding secretory carrier-associated membrane protein 3, whose product MSQYTSFPEPNDDSNPFQDPAVTQHSSNTGYATLDLYNPFDNKTGPPPPYEATSPTAPPVPAQTPPSRTTPTEPRNYGSYSSQSTPVTATTAELLKKQEELERKAKELERRERELDSHALGAGASRQNNWPPLPSFFPVGPCFYQDIDLEISQSFQHTVKIMYYFWIFSASTLLFNFISSLALFCVDTSNGVGLGLAILWVILFTPCSFVCWYRPVYKAFRSDSSFNFFAFFFIFFVQVVLYVMMTIGIPHWGFSGWIVSLGTLKTNVAVGVIMMLNAVLFTGQAVMGVIMLKKVHSLYRQTGASFQKAQAEFATGVMSNQAVRQAAANATASAAQGAFTGAR is encoded by the exons ATGTCGCAGTACACCAGTTTCCCGGAACCGAACGATGACTCCAACCCCTTTCAG GACCCTGCAGTGACGCAACACAGCAGTAACACAGGGTATGCCACTCTGGACCTCTACAACCCCTTCGACAACAAGACCGGG CCTCCACCTCCCTACGAGGCCACCTCCCCTACTGCTCCTCCCGTTCCTGCCCAGACCCCGCCCAGCAGGACCACACCCACTGAGCCCAGGAACTATGGCTCCTACAGCTCACAG TCGACCCCCGTGACCGCCACCACGGCGGAGCTGCTGAAGaagcaggaggagctggagaggaaggccaaggagctggagaggagggAGCGAGAGCTGGACTCCCACGCTCTGGGGGCGGGAGcct CACGTCAGAACAACTGGCCCCCCCTGCCCTCCTTCTTTCCCGTGGGACCCTGCTTCTACCAGGACATTGACCTGGAGATCAGCCAAAGCTTCCAGCACACCGTGAAAATCATGTACTACTTCTGGATCT TCTCTGCGTCCACCCTGCTATTTAACTTCATCTCCAGCCTGGCGCTGTTCTGCGTGGACACGTCCAACGGCGTGGGCCTGGGTCTGGCCATCCTCTGGGTGATCCTCTTCACCCCCTGCTCCTTTGTCTGTTGGTACAGGCCTGTGTACAAAGCCTTCAG GAGTGACAGCTCCTTCAACTTCTTTGCctttttcttcatcttcttcgTCCAAGTGGTCCTGTATGTCATGATGACCATCGGGATCCCCCACTGGGGGTTCAG cggGTGGATTGTGAGCCTGGGGACCCTGAAGACCAATGTGGCCGTGGGAGTGATCATGATGCTCAACGCTGTGCTCTTCACCGGGCAGGCCGTCATGGGCGTGATCATGCTCAAGAAG GTCCACTCCCTGTACAGGCAGACCGGGGCCAGCTTCCAGAAGGCCCAGGCCGAGTTTGCCACGGGGGTCATGTCCAATCAGGCGGTGCGACAGGCTGCGGCCAACGCCACCGCCTCCGCGGCCCAGGGGGCCTTTACCGGCGCCCGATAG
- the mrps21 gene encoding 28S ribosomal protein S21, mitochondrial — protein MANHLRFVARTIMVQNGNVDAAYKLLHRVLVVEGVIETVRRKRYYEKPCRRRQRENYEACRRIYHSEMARKISFLSRTHRPDPWSGC, from the exons ATGGCGAACCACCTTCGCTTCGTCGCGCGAACAATAATGGTCCAAAATGGAAATGTGGACGCTGCTTACAAACTGCTACACAG GGTGTTGGTGGTGGAAGGGGTGATAGAAACGGTGCGTCGCAAGCGTTACTACGAGAAGCCGTGTCGCCGCCGGCAACGGGAGAACTACGAGGCGTGCCGACGGATCTACCACTCGGAGATGGCCAGGAAGATCTCCTTCCTCTCGCGGACCCACAGACCAGACCCCTGGTCTGGCTGCTAG
- the crabp2b gene encoding cellular retinoic acid-binding protein 2b, with protein sequence MERKIPDFSGTWKMKSSENFEELLKALGVNVLLRKIAVTAASKPSVEISQQGEALTIQTATSVRTTCVSFTVGEPFNESTVDGRPCTSHPRWETDSKITCEQTLQKGEGPKTSWTRELTNDGELILTMSAGDVVCTRVYVRG encoded by the exons ATGGAACGCAAAATTCCTGATTTCTCGGGAACCTGGAAAATGAAATCCTCGGAGAACTTCGAGGAGCTTCTAAAAGCGCTCG GAGTGAACGTGCTCCTGAGGAAAATCGCGGTCACGGCTGCCTCGAAGCCCTCGGTGGAGATCAGTCAGCAGGGCGAGGCTCTGACCATCCAGACCGCCACGTCCGTGCGGACCACCTGTGTGTCCTTCACCGTGGGAGAGCCTTTCAACGAGAGCACTGTGGATGGCAGACCCTGCACG AGTCATCCTCGCTGGGAGACTGACAGCAAGATCACCTGTGAGCAGACTCTgcagaagggggaggggcccAAGACTTCCTGGACCCGGGAGCTGACCAATGATGGCGAGCTTATCCTG ACGATGAGTGCCGGGGATGTTGTTTGCACCCGCGTTTACGTACGAGGCTGA